Genomic window (Rossellomorea aquimaris):
CTGATGAAGAAATTTCACGAGTCGTTCCGATTATAGAGGCAATCTCCCAAGAAGTGAACGTACCAATCTCCATCGACACGTATAAGGCAGAGACGGCACGGAAAGCTCTGGAAGCTGGAGCAAGCATCATTAACGATGTATGGGGTGCGAAAAAGGATCCTGAAATGGCACAAGTAGCGGCGGAAAGGGGTGCCCCGATCATTCTCATGCATAACCGGGATAACCAGGGGTACAGTCACTTCGTTCGGGATGCGATACAAGATCTGCAGGAAAGCATCTTCCTGGTAAAAGAAGCAGGGGTGAAAGACGACCAAATCATCCTGGATCCTGGAATCGGGTTTGCCAAAACAGTACAATTAAACATAGAGATGATGAGACACTTGGATGTTCTTGTTTCACTAGGGTATCCTGTACTCTTGGGAACGTCACGGAAATCTATAATTGGACATGTACTCGATCTTCCGGTAGAGGAACGGATGGAAGGAACGGGTGCCACGGTATGCTACGGGATTCAAAAAGGGTGTCACATCGTACGTGTTCATGATGTAAAGGAAATGGCACGCATGGCGAAAATGACGGATGTCTTAGTTGGAAAGGAGAAATTGTATGGATAAGATTCTATTGAACGAAATGGAGTTTTACGGCTATCATGGTGTATTCCAGGAAGAAAACAAACTTGGACAACGTTTCCGTGTTAGTGTAGAGTTGCATTTAGATTTAAAGAAGTCCGGCCAAAGTGATCAGCTTGAAGACTCAGTAAACTATGCGGAGATTTATTCCATCACCAAGTCTGTTGTCTGTGGAGAACCGAAGAATTTAGTGGAAGCGGTCGCTGAAGAAATCTCTTCCCGGATTTTAGAAACATTCCAAGTCGTAGAGAGTTGTAAAATTACACTAATCAAGCCTGATCCACCTATCCCTGGTCATTACCAATCGGTGGCGGTGGAGATTAATAGGAGTCGATAGGATGAATATTGCATACATTTCCCTTGGTTCCAATATGGGGGACAGGGCCGGTTATTTAGAAAAAGCCATAAACATCTTAGGCAGTCATGGTAAGATAGAGGTAACGAAACGATCCTCTATGTATGAAACAGATCCAGTAGGATTTACAGAACAAGGTAAATTTTTGAATATGGTCATCGAAATTCGTACCAGTCTAAGTCCAGAAACTCTATTACATCAGTGCTTGCAGGTGGAAATCGACCTTGGAAGAGAAAGGGAGTTCAAATGGGGTCCGAGAATTATAGACCTTGACATCTTACTCTATAATCACGAAAATATTGAATCAGAGAATCTCCTCATTCCTCACCCAAGGATGCAAGAAAGAGCATTTGTGCTAATCCCGTTATTAGAGGTTGCTCCACGTTTAGAGCATCCATCTTTTAATGCCCCGTTCGTTGAATTTCTGGACGAAATACCTGACAAAGAAGGAGTTCGGTTATGGAAACAGATAAATGGGGAAGACGCATTCGTGCATTCAGAAAGCTGAAAGGGTATACACAGGAAGGGTTAGCTAAGGAATTAGCCATCTCCGTTTCTGTCCTTGGAGAAGTTGAAAGAGGCAGTCGAATACCGAAAGAGGATTTCTTAGTGAACGTTGCAGAAGTGCTGAACATTCCGCTGCATGATCTGATACCTCATGAAGAAACTGAACGTAGTGAGTGAATGCGGGTTAATGCACCTGTATATTTTTTTATGTTATCCTAGGAAAGGCTGGAACCAACACGTGACATTGTCACAAAGTTGGATCGGCCTTTTTTAGATTTTTTCAATATGTTTTCACGCACCAAAGTACGTTTCTGAAATAACTCATACTTTAGGGGTGTTACAAACATAGATATTGTGTAAAATAGTATGGTATATAATCGTATTAGTCTAGTAAAGCAAGTAGATAGAATAGGAGTGAAATACATGAGTCACGAAGAAATCAATGACCAACTTCGAGTCAGACGCGAAAAAATGGAGGCTATCCGTGATAAAGGACTGGATCCATTCGGTAAACGCTATGATCGTACCCACAGTTCATCCGAGATCAAATCTCAATTCGATGAATTTTCTAAAGAAGAATTAGAAGAGAAAGACATTGTTGTAACCATCGCAGGCCGTATCATGACAAAGCGTGGAAAAGGGAAAGCGGGATTCGCTCACCTGCAGGACTTAACTGGACAAGTCCAAATCTATGTTCGTAAAGATGCCATCGGTGAAGAAGCATACGAACTATTCAATACAGCAGACCTTGGAGATATTGTAGGGATTACAGGTACAATATTTAAAACAAAGGTAGGAGAGCTTTCAGTAAAAGCGAAAGAATTCCAACTTCTAACGAAAGCACTGCGCCCGCTGCCTGAAAAGTTCCATGGTTTAAAAGACGTTGAACAGCGTTACCGTCAACGCTACCTGGATCTGATTACGAGCCAGGAAAGCAAAGAAACGTTCATTGCCCGCAGCCGTATCATCCAATCAATGAGAAGATACCTGGACAACAACGGTTACTTAGAAGTAGAAACACCAATGATGCATGCCATCGCAGGGGGAGCATCTGCCCGTCCATTCAATACACATCATAACGCTCTTGATATGCCGTTATTCATGCGTATCGCAATCGAGCTGCACTTAAAGCGCCTGATTGTCGGTGGACTTGAGAAAGTTTACGAAATCGGCCGTGTATTCCGTAACGAAGGTGTATCTACAAGACATAACCCTGAGTTCACGATGATCGAGCTTTACGAAGCATACGCAGATTACCGTGATATCATGACTCTTACTGAAAATCTTGTAGCTCATATTGCGAAGGAAGTATTCGGTTCTACTACGGTTCAGTATGCAGACTACGAAATAAATCTGGAGCCACAGTGGACTCGCCTTCACATGGTTGACGCGGTTAAAGAACAGACTGGTGTGGATTTCTGGAAAGAAATGTCCGATGAAGAAGCACGTGGCCTTGCGAAAGAACACGGCATCGAAATCAAAGACAATATGCAATATGGTCACGTGGTTAATGAATTCTTCGAACAAAAAGTAGAAGATAAGCTTATTCAGCCAACATTCATCTATGGTCACCCGGTGGAGATTTCTCCACTTGCCAAGAAAAACGATGAAGATCCACGATTCACAGATCGCTTTGAGTTATTCATCGTAGGTCGTGAACACGCGAATGCCTTCACGGAGCTTAATGATCCAATCGATCAAAGAGAGCGTTTTGAGGCTCAATTGAAAGAAAGAGAAGAAGGAAACGACGAAGCCCACATGATGGATAATGATTTCATCGAGGCTCTTGAATATGGTATGCCGCCAACAGGTGGTCTTGGTATCGGTATCGACAGACTTGTTATGCTGTTAACCAACTCTCCATCTATTCGGGACGTTTTACTATTCCCATTAATGCGTCATCGTGATTAATCGTGTTTCAAAAAACAGCAGGGGCTTAAGCCCCTGCTGTTTTTTAATGATGGGCAGGTAATAATTTGGAGAAATAATGATTTAATAGCGCAGTTTAGGTCTATAGGCATCTTATTTAAACTATAAGATCACGGTAAATAGAATGAAATGAATGTCTTTTGTCTTATAATTAATATGTGGTAAAAAAGATTTGAAAAAAACTCTTGCGCCCATATTTAGAAGGTGGTATAGTATTATCTGTTGCCGCAAAAAGGCGACAAACTTAATAAAAACTTTTAAAAAAAGTTATTGACTTGAACGAGTCGATAATGTAATATTTAAAAGGTCGCTTCAAGCAGAAGCACTTGCACATTGAACCTTGAAAACTGAACAAAACAAGACAATACGTCAACGTTAATTCTAGATTTATTTTTAAAGAGCTATTCAAACTTTTATCGGAGAGTTTGATCCTGGCTCAGGACGAACGCTGGCGGCGTGCCTAATACATGCAAGTCGAGCGGATTGATGGGAGCTTGCTCCCATCAGTCAGCGGCGGACGGGTGAGTAACACGTGGGTAACCTGCCTGTAAGACTGGGATAACTCCGGGAAACCGGGGCTAATACCGGATAACTCATTTCCTCGCATGAGGAAATGTTGAAAGGTGGCTTTTAGCTATCACTTACAGATGGACCCGCGGCGCATTAGCTAGTTGGTGAGGTAATGGCTCACCAAGGCGACGATGCGTAGCCGACCTGAGAGGGTGATCGGCCACACTGGGACTGAGACACGGCCCAGACTCCTACGGGAGGCAGCAGTAGGGAATCTTCCGCAATGGACGAAAGTCTGACGGAGCAACGCCGCGTGAGTGATGAAGGTTTTCGGATCGTAAAGCTCTGTTGTTAGGGAAGAACAAGTACCGTTCGAATAGGGCGGTACCTTGACGGTACCTAACCAGAAAGCCACGGCTAACTACGTGCCAGCAGCCGCGGTAATACGTAGGTGGCAAGCGTTGTCCGGAATTATTGGGCGTAAAGCGCGCGCAGGTGGTTTCTTAAGTCTGATGTGAAAGCCCACGGCTCAACCGTGGAGGGTCATTGGAAACTGGGGAACTTGAGTGCAGAAGAGGAAAGTGGAATTCCAAGTGTAGCGGTGAAATGCGTAGATATTTGGAGGAACACCAGTGGCGAAGGCGACTTTCTGGTCTGTAACTGACACTGAGGCGCGAAAGCGTGGGGAGCAAACAGGATTAGATACCCTGGTAGTCCACGCCGTAAACGATGAGTGCTAAGTGTTAGGGGGTTTCCGCCCCTTAGTGCTGCAGCTAACGCATTAAGCACTCCGCCTGGGGAGTACGGTCGCAAGACTGAAACTCAAAGGAATTGACGGGGGCCCGCACAAGCGGTGGAGCATGTGGTTTAATTCGAAGCAACGCGAAGAACCTTACCAGGTCTTGACATCCTCTGACAACCCTAGAGATAGGGCTTTCCCCTTCGGGGGACAGAGTGACAGGTGGTGCATGGTTGTCGTCAGCTCGTGTCGTGAGATGTTGGGTTAAGTCCCGCAACGAGCGCAACCCTTGATCTTAGTTGCCAGCATTCAGTTGGGCACTCTAAGATGACTGCCGGTGACAAACCGGAGGAAGGTGGGGATGACGTCAAATCATCATGCCCCTTATGACCTGGGCTACACACGTGCTACAATGGACGGTACAAAGGGCAGCAAGACCGCGAGGTTTAGCCAATCCCATAAAACCGTTCTCAGTTCGGATTGTAGGCTGCAACTCGCCTACATGAAGCTGGAATCGCTAGTAATCGCGGATCAGCATGCCGCGGTGAATACGTTCCCGGGCCTTGTACACACCGCCCGTCACACCACGAGAGTTTGTAACACCCGAAGTCGGTGAGGTAACCTTTTGGAGCCAGCCGCCTAAGGTGGGACAGATGATTGGGGTGAAGTCGTAACAAGGTAGCCGTATCGGAAGGTGCGGCTGGATCACCTCCTTTCTAAGGAAGATTTAACTAAAACGTTTGACACGTCGAAGTTTTGTTCAGTTTTGATGGTTTAATTACTATCAAAACTTTTTGTCTCTCACGAGATCAAAATGTGTTTGTTCTTTGAAAACTAGATAAAGATATAATTGATAGTCAAGAAATTACCGAGTATCGCCATTTTAGGTTTTAAACCTGATGTAACAACCAATTCGGTTAAGTTATGAAGGGCGCACGGTGGATGCCTTGGCACTAGGAGCCGACGAAGGACGGGACTAACACCGATATGCTTTGGGGAGCTGTAAGTGAGCTTTGATCCAGAGATTTCCGAATGGGGGAACCCATTGTTCGTAATGGAACAATATCCTTACTTGAATACATAGAGTATGGAAGGCAGACCCAGGGAACTGAAACATCTAAGTACCTGGAGGAAGAGAAAGCAATTGCGATTCCCTGAGTAGCGGCGAGCGAAACGGGATGTAGCCCAAACCAAGAGGCTTGCCTCTTGGGGTTGTAGGACACTCTATACGGAGTTACAAAGGAATGAAGTAGACGAAGAAGTCTGGAAAGGCTCGTCAAAGAAGGTAACAACCCTGTAGTTGAAACTTCATTCCCTCTTGAGTGGATCCTGAGTACGGCGGGACACGTGAAATCCCGTCGGAAGCTGGGAGGACCATCTCCCAAGGCTAAATACTCCCTAGTGACCGATAGTGAACCAGTACCGTGAGGGAAAGGTGAAAAGCACCCCGGAAGGGGAGTGAAATAGAACCTGAAACCGTGTGCCTACAAGTAGTCAGAGCCCGTTAACGGGTGATGGCGTGCCTTTTGTAGAATGAACCGGCGAGTTACGATCCCATGCAAGGTTAAGTCGATGAGACGGAGCCGCAGCGAAAGCGAGTCTGAATAGGGCGAATTGAGTATGTGGTCGTAGACCCGAAACCAGGTGATCTACCCATGTCCAGGATGAAGTTCAGGTAACACTGAATGGAGGTCCGAACCCACGCACGTTGAAAAGTGCGGGGATGAGGTGTGGGTAGCGGAGAAATTCCAATCGAACTTGGAGATAGCTGGTTCTCTCCGAAATAGCTTTAGGGCTAGCCTCATGTGTAAGAGTCTTGGAGGTAGAGCACTGTTTGGACTAGGGGCCCTCATCGGGTTACCGAATTCAGACAAACTCCGAATGCCAAAGACTTATCCATGGGAGTCAGACTGCGAGTGATAAGATCCGTAGTCGAAAGGGAAACAGCCCAGACCACCAGCTAAGGTCCCAAAGTATACGTTAAGTGGAAAAGGATGTGGAGTTGCTTAGACAACCAGGATGTTGGCTTAGAAGCAGCCACCATTTAAAGAGTGCGTAATAGCTCACTGGTCGAGTGACTCTGCGCCGAAAATGTACCGGGGCTAAACGTATCACCGAAGCTGTGGATTGACACCGTTTGGTGTCAGTGGTAGGAGAGCGTTCTAAGGACTGCGAAGCTAGACCGTAAGGACTGGTGGAGTGCTTAGAAGTGAGAATGCCGGTATGAGTAGCGAAAGATGGGTGAGAATCCCATCCACCGAATGCCTAAGGTTTCCTGAGGAAGGCTCGTCCGCTCAGGGTTAGTCGGGACCTAAGTCGAGGCCGATAGGCGTAGACGATGGACAACAGGTTGATATTCCTGTACCACCTCTTTTCCGTTTGAGCAATGGGGGGACGCAGGAGGATAGGGTAAGCGCACTGCTGGATATGTGCGTCTAAGCAGTTAGGCTGATGATGAGGCAAATCCCATCATCGCATAAGGCTGAGCTGTGATAGCGAGCGAATTATAGTAGCGAAGTTCCTGATTCCACACTGCCAAGAAAAGCCTCTAGCGAGGAAAAAGGTGCCCGTACCGCAAACCGACACAGGTAGGCGAGGAGAGAATCCTAAGGTGAGCGAGAGAACTCTCGTTAAGGAACTCGGCAAAATGACCCCGTAACTTCGGGAGAAGGGGTGCTCTGGTAGGGTGCAAGCCCGAGAGAGCCGCAGTGAATAGGCCCAGGCGACTGTTTAGCAAAAACACAGGTCTCTGCGAAGCCGTAAGGCGAAGTATAGGGGCTGACGCCTGCCCGGTGCTGGAAGGTTAAGAGGAGTGCTTAGCGCAAGCGAAGGTGCGAATCGAAGCCCCAGTAAACGGCGGCCGTAACTATAACGGTCCTAAGGTAGCGAAATTCCTTGTCGGGTAAGTTCCGACCCGCACGAAAGGCGTAACGATCTGGGCACTGTCTCAACGAGAGACTCGGTGAAATTATAGTACCTGTGAAGATGCAGGTTACCCGCGACAGGACGGAAAGACCCCGTGGAGCTTTACTGTAGCCTGATATTGAATTTTGGTACAGCTTGTACAGGATAGGTAGGAGCCTTGGAAACCGGAGCGCCAGCTTCGGTGGAGGCATCGGTGGGATACTACCCTGGCTGTATTGAAATTCTAACCCGCGCCCCTTATCGGGGTGGGAGACAGTGTCAGGTGGGCAGTTTGACTGGGGCGGTCGCCTCCTAAAGAGTAACGGAGGCGCCCAAAGGTTCCCTCAGAATGGTTGGAAATCATTCGCAGAGTGTAAAGGCACAAGGGAGCTTGACTGCGAGACCTACAAGTCGAGCAGGGACGAAAGTCGGGCTTAGTGATCCGGTGGTTCCGCATGGAAGGGCCATCGCTCAACGGATAAAAGCTACCCCGGGGATAACAGGCTTATCTCCCCCAAGAGTCCACATCGACGGGGAGGTTTGGCACCTCGATGTCGGCTCATCGCATCCTGGGGCTGTAGTCGGTCCCAAGGGTTGGGCTGTTCGCCCATTAAAGCGGTACGCGAGCTGGGTTCAGAACGTCGTGAGACAGTTCGGTCCCTATCCGTCGTGGGCGCAGGAAATTTGAGAGGAGCTGTCCTTAGTACGAGAGGACCGGGATGGACGCACCGCTGGTGTACCAGTTGTCTTGCCAAAGGCATCGCTGGGTAGCTATGTGCGGAAGGGATAAGTGCTGAAAGCATCTAAGCATGAAGCCCCCCTCGAGATGAGATTTCCCATCACGTAAGTGAGTAAGATCCCTAGAAGATGACTAGGTAGATAGGTCAGAGATGGAAGCATGGCGACATGTGGAGTTGACTGATACTAATCGATCGAGGACTTAACCACAAAGAGTCATTTTTAAATGAACAACAATTGGTCGATATTCGGCTTTCTTGACATCAATTCTTTATCTAGTTTTGAAGGAACAATCCTTCAATTGAATATTCGTCTGGTGATAATGGCGAAGAGGTCACACCCGTTCCCATGCCGAACACGGAAGTTAAGCTCTTCAGCGCCGATGGTAGTTGGGGGATCTCCCCCTGTGAGAGTAGGACGTCGCCAGGCGATACATATTTCGGAGGATTAGCTCAGCTGGGAGAGCATCTGCCTTACAAGCAGAGGGTCGGCGGTTCGATCCCGTCATCCTCCACCAAGTTTTTTTACGTAAGTAAAGCAAACTACAGCAAATTGCATCAGCAAAATATCTTTCCTTAAACTGCTTCAGTGAAACAACATTCCATTAAGTAGTCTTCATCTAAAAGCAATCTATTTAAATATGCCGGTGTAGCTCAACTGGTAGAGCAACTGACTTGTAATCAGTAGGTTGGGGGTTCAAGTCCTCTTGCCGGCACCATTGTTTTTTTGTTTTGTCTCATTTTTTATTTTGAGAGCCATTAGCTCAGTTGGTAGAGCATCTGACTTTTAATCAGAGGGTCGAAGGTTCGAATCCTTCATGGCTCACCAAAGATTTTTGTCAACGCGAAAGTCAACAGAATATGCGGGTGTGGCGGAATTGGCAGACGCACCAGACTTAGGATCTGGCGCCGCAAGGCGTGGGGG
Coding sequences:
- the folK gene encoding 2-amino-4-hydroxy-6-hydroxymethyldihydropteridine diphosphokinase — its product is MNIAYISLGSNMGDRAGYLEKAINILGSHGKIEVTKRSSMYETDPVGFTEQGKFLNMVIEIRTSLSPETLLHQCLQVEIDLGREREFKWGPRIIDLDILLYNHENIESENLLIPHPRMQERAFVLIPLLEVAPRLEHPSFNAPFVEFLDEIPDKEGVRLWKQINGEDAFVHSES
- the folB gene encoding dihydroneopterin aldolase, with the translated sequence MDKILLNEMEFYGYHGVFQEENKLGQRFRVSVELHLDLKKSGQSDQLEDSVNYAEIYSITKSVVCGEPKNLVEAVAEEISSRILETFQVVESCKITLIKPDPPIPGHYQSVAVEINRSR
- the folP gene encoding dihydropteroate synthase; the encoded protein is MKCGKHELNFSEKTLIMGILNITPDSFSDGGSFNELERAVERAKEMVEMGADIIDIGGESTRPGHEAVPADEEISRVVPIIEAISQEVNVPISIDTYKAETARKALEAGASIINDVWGAKKDPEMAQVAAERGAPIILMHNRDNQGYSHFVRDAIQDLQESIFLVKEAGVKDDQIILDPGIGFAKTVQLNIEMMRHLDVLVSLGYPVLLGTSRKSIIGHVLDLPVEERMEGTGATVCYGIQKGCHIVRVHDVKEMARMAKMTDVLVGKEKLYG
- a CDS encoding helix-turn-helix transcriptional regulator — its product is METDKWGRRIRAFRKLKGYTQEGLAKELAISVSVLGEVERGSRIPKEDFLVNVAEVLNIPLHDLIPHEETERSE
- the lysS gene encoding lysine--tRNA ligase — protein: MKYMSHEEINDQLRVRREKMEAIRDKGLDPFGKRYDRTHSSSEIKSQFDEFSKEELEEKDIVVTIAGRIMTKRGKGKAGFAHLQDLTGQVQIYVRKDAIGEEAYELFNTADLGDIVGITGTIFKTKVGELSVKAKEFQLLTKALRPLPEKFHGLKDVEQRYRQRYLDLITSQESKETFIARSRIIQSMRRYLDNNGYLEVETPMMHAIAGGASARPFNTHHNALDMPLFMRIAIELHLKRLIVGGLEKVYEIGRVFRNEGVSTRHNPEFTMIELYEAYADYRDIMTLTENLVAHIAKEVFGSTTVQYADYEINLEPQWTRLHMVDAVKEQTGVDFWKEMSDEEARGLAKEHGIEIKDNMQYGHVVNEFFEQKVEDKLIQPTFIYGHPVEISPLAKKNDEDPRFTDRFELFIVGREHANAFTELNDPIDQRERFEAQLKEREEGNDEAHMMDNDFIEALEYGMPPTGGLGIGIDRLVMLLTNSPSIRDVLLFPLMRHRD